In the Chloroflexota bacterium genome, CGCCGACGAGAAAAAACGCGAGCCACAACACGAACGGTGGACCGGCTTCGCCGAACAACACGCTCCAATGTTTGCGCCACGTGATGCGCATGCCTTCGTCAATCCGCATCCCGAACCGTTTTTCGAACCACACCGCTACGCGCGCGCGCTGTTTCTTGACGGTGCCAGTCGGCTTGGAGAGCGCGGCTTCCATCGCGGCGGCGGCGGCGCGCGCCTGCGCGCGGCGGAGCGCGTCCGGATCAAGATGCTCGATCAAATCCTCGCGAATGCCTGCGCGAATTCGTTCGCGTTTCTCGAACGCCGCGCGTGAGCGGATGCGATCAATTTGCTCGAAAATGTTTTTGCGAATGTTGGTCGAACGCGCCGCATAATCGAAATCAATGTCCGATTTGTGTCCCGAAGTCTCGACGTGAATTTCGCTAAAACCCAGGATGCGCGCGACCGGTCCGCTGACGACTTCGGTGACGTTCGCCACTTGCTCCAACGGCGCTTCTTCGCGTTCGTCGAGAAAGAATACGACTTTTTCAATGTGAACGACGCGCCGATTAGTAATCACATAGAAATCGTTCGACCAATCTACGACCGTCCACGCGCTCGTTCCAACCACCCATAACGCCAAAAGACCTAGCAGGATCAAGTTCGCGCCCCAACCAAAAACGGCGGCAAGAATGGCGAGCGCGCCCAGCACCAGAGTCCCGATAAGCGGGACGGGCAACATGCGAATGAGCGCAAACCAATGCCGTCGCGTATTGACGACGACGATTTCGCCCGGCAATAACCAATCGTACACACTGCGCGCGGCGATTTTTTTCGCGACCTCGGGTTTGATGTCAAGTCGCGACATGAGATCGGGACGTTCGTGCAACACTTGATCGAATTCGTGTTTAGGCAGAATGAAGAGTTGCGCTTCTTTCGAAAACACGTCTACGGTCGCGTCGCGATGCACGCCGGTGAGCAACGAGGTTTCGCCGAACCACGCCGGCGCGTTGAGATAATTCAAGACGTGTTCGCGCCCGGCTTGATCCACGTGGCGCACGCGCAAACGTCCCGCGTCGAGCACGTAGAACGCGTCGCCATCCGCGCCTTGCTGGCACACCACTTCGCCAATCTGGTACGAGCGTTTGTGGAACAGCCGCGCCAGCCCGGCGAGTTCTTCAACTTCCAGGTTAGTGAAGAGGGGAATATCCTTGAGTTGCTCAACAGGAATCATGGGTATTTTCGATTTTCGATTTCTGATTTCTGATTTCTGATTTGATTGTGCGCTTTTTAAAATCGAAAATCAGAAATCAGAAATCATAAATTCTCTTTGAGTTTCTGCGCCGCGGTGCGCGTCATACCCTCGACCGTCATCAATTCCGCGACGGACGCCTCGCGAATTTTTTCGAGCGAGCCAAAGCGCGCGAGCAGCGCGCGGCGGCGACGCGGACCGATGCCCGCAATCGCGTCGAGTTGCGACGCGAGGCCCTTTTTGGCGCGGAGCGAGCGATGGTACGTGATGCCGAAACGGTGCGCTTCATCGCGGATGCGTTGCAGCAATTTCAATGCTTCCGAGTTTTTCGCCAAGCGCAACGATTCGGCGCGACCGGGCACGAACACTTCTTCTTCCTGCTTAGCGAGACTGATGAGATTCATGCCCTCGATGCCCAGTTCTTGCAACACCTCATGCACCGCGCCTAGTTGCCCCCTGCCGCCGTCAATGATCACGAGGTCGGGCATGCGCGCCCAGGATTCGTCGGCTTTGGCAGATGAGGAAATCGCCTTGCGCGTTTTCTCTTCCGCCGACTGACCGCCGACCGCCGACCGCTGACCGCGCTCTCCCTCGCTTGCCTTCGCGTCTAACAAGCGTTTGAACCGTCGCCGCAACACTTCTTGCAGACTCGCGAAATCGTTCGCGCCATCGACCGTCTTGATTTTGAATTTGCGATAGTCGCTTTTCTTCGCCGCGCCGCGCTCGAACACAACCATCGCGCCAACTGAGTTCGTGCCTTGCGTGTTCGAAATGTCGTAGCACTCCATTCGCAGCGGCGGATTCGCCAAGCCGAGCGCATCCTGCAATTCCGCAACCGCGCTCATCTGCTTGGTTTCGTCGGCGAGCCACTGCGCCTTGAGCGACGACAAGGTGATGCGCGCGTTCTCTTCTGCCATCGCGACGAGTTCTTGCCCTTGCCCACTGCGTGGCACGGTGAGCAACACTTTTTGCCCGCGCTGATTCTTCAACCACTGCTCGATGATCTGCGCTTCGTCAATATTTTCTGGCAATAAAATTTCCGGCGGGACGTACGCGGCTTCGTCGTAAAATTGTTTGACGAACGAAGACAAAACCTGGTCGGTGTTTTCGCCCTCCGCGCCTTCGAGCACAAAATATTCTCTACCCAGCAGTTTGCCGCCGCGCACGAAAAAGATTTGCACGCATGCGTCGCCGTCGTCGCGCGCAAACGCGATCACGTCCTGGTCCACCGTCGCCATCGAGACGACCTTTTGATGCTCGGCGACGCGTGCGAGCGCCTGTAATTGATCGCGATAACGCGCCGCGCGTTCGAATTCGAGTTTCGCGACCGCCTCGTCCAATTTCGCGCGGATCGCCGCGGTCACTTGGTCGGTCTTGCCCTGCAAGAACAAGCAGAGCCGATCAATCATCGCGCGATATTCGTCACGCAGCGCGACGCCGATGCACGGCGCGAGACACAAGCCGATGTCGTAGTACAAGCACGCGCGTTTGTCACGCCCGGTAATGTCGCGGTCGCACGTGAGGTACGGAAAAATCTTGCGGA is a window encoding:
- the uvrC gene encoding excinuclease ABC subunit UvrC, with product MAFTPRPEIQQILDTLPTNPGVYLMKNEHGEIIYVGKAINLRNRVRSYFHAPYGQDAKVWRLVERIRHIEFIVTETELEALVLECNLIKKHKPHFNVRLKDDKRYPYIKVTWQEPFPKVFVTRRMEQDGARYFGPFTAVWAVHETLDTLRKIFPYLTCDRDITGRDKRACLYYDIGLCLAPCIGVALRDEYRAMIDRLCLFLQGKTDQVTAAIRAKLDEAVAKLEFERAARYRDQLQALARVAEHQKVVSMATVDQDVIAFARDDGDACVQIFFVRGGKLLGREYFVLEGAEGENTDQVLSSFVKQFYDEAAYVPPEILLPENIDEAQIIEQWLKNQRGQKVLLTVPRSGQGQELVAMAEENARITLSSLKAQWLADETKQMSAVAELQDALGLANPPLRMECYDISNTQGTNSVGAMVVFERGAAKKSDYRKFKIKTVDGANDFASLQEVLRRRFKRLLDAKASEGERGQRSAVGGQSAEEKTRKAISSSAKADESWARMPDLVIIDGGRGQLGAVHEVLQELGIEGMNLISLAKQEEEVFVPGRAESLRLAKNSEALKLLQRIRDEAHRFGITYHRSLRAKKGLASQLDAIAGIGPRRRRALLARFGSLEKIREASVAELMTVEGMTRTAAQKLKENL
- a CDS encoding cyclic nucleotide-binding domain-containing protein; protein product: MIPVEQLKDIPLFTNLEVEELAGLARLFHKRSYQIGEVVCQQGADGDAFYVLDAGRLRVRHVDQAGREHVLNYLNAPAWFGETSLLTGVHRDATVDVFSKEAQLFILPKHEFDQVLHERPDLMSRLDIKPEVAKKIAARSVYDWLLPGEIVVVNTRRHWFALIRMLPVPLIGTLVLGALAILAAVFGWGANLILLGLLALWVVGTSAWTVVDWSNDFYVITNRRVVHIEKVVFFLDEREEAPLEQVANVTEVVSGPVARILGFSEIHVETSGHKSDIDFDYAARSTNIRKNIFEQIDRIRSRAAFEKRERIRAGIREDLIEHLDPDALRRAQARAAAAAMEAALSKPTGTVKKQRARVAVWFEKRFGMRIDEGMRITWRKHWSVLFGEAGPPFVLWLAFFLVGVLQLVGLVPLSVFDRTNFQSLGVFILVWIVFLIALGFWTWYEYEDWRNDIYAVTDDRLVDSVRTPFGFHQRSIETTLDRVQDISFVKPNLIAAILNYGDLKIETGGAQGQLIFTCIVDPQRASQEIFRRREAFRARREQQQARQERVQFLDWFLEYNRFLQERGDVNVWGDQRQPPKPASDNGADTPSDSAAPSAPDTLDPNPPNKPTT